The uncultured Ilyobacter sp. genome has a segment encoding these proteins:
- a CDS encoding DUF1361 domain-containing protein: protein MGRFIRLNSWDIVMRAHKLAKSILESLQIETLLFIFIFRSFLILLYIAFYNLTKINVEKTSP from the coding sequence TTGGGAAGATTTATAAGATTAAACAGTTGGGATATCGTAATGAGAGCTCATAAATTAGCCAAAAGTATTCTGGAGAGTCTTCAGATAGAAACTCTTTTGTTTATATTTATATTCAGGTCATTTCTAATACTTCTATACATTGCTTTTTACAATCTTACAAAAATAAATGTAGAAAAAACCTCTCCTTAA
- a CDS encoding glutaredoxin domain-containing protein codes for MIKVYGKTGCSRCQELKGILEGKGKEFQYIEDMNELRRVAIKAKIMMAPIVEYDGGFYTMEEFLKKSGL; via the coding sequence ATGATAAAAGTATATGGAAAGACAGGCTGCTCTAGATGCCAAGAACTGAAAGGGATTTTAGAGGGGAAAGGAAAAGAGTTTCAGTATATAGAGGATATGAATGAGCTAAGAAGGGTGGCTATAAAAGCCAAGATCATGATGGCTCCTATAGTAGAATATGATGGAGGATTCTATACTATGGAGGAATTTTTGAAAAAATCAGGACTCTAA
- the gpmA gene encoding 2,3-diphosphoglycerate-dependent phosphoglycerate mutase, with translation MLKLVLLRHGESLWNKENRFTGWTDIDLSEKGIEEAKSAGKLLTSKGYTFDVAYTSVLKRAIKTLWYVLDEMDMLWIPVIKSWHLNERHYGALQGLNKSEMAKKCGEEQVKIWRRSFDISPPNLSPDDDRFPGSELKYSLLEKKDIPLSESLKDTILRFMPYWENVILPDIKSGKKVIIVAHGNSLRALVKHLDDISDEDIVDLNIPTGIPLIYELDNNAKPANKYYLYNEKNM, from the coding sequence ATGCTTAAACTTGTTTTACTAAGACACGGAGAGAGTTTATGGAACAAAGAGAACAGATTTACAGGTTGGACCGATATCGATCTTTCTGAAAAAGGTATAGAGGAAGCAAAATCTGCTGGAAAATTATTAACATCAAAAGGATACACCTTTGATGTTGCTTACACGTCAGTCTTAAAACGAGCAATAAAAACTTTATGGTATGTATTGGATGAAATGGATATGCTCTGGATTCCAGTAATTAAAAGCTGGCATTTAAATGAACGGCATTATGGAGCATTACAAGGATTAAATAAATCAGAAATGGCGAAAAAGTGTGGAGAAGAACAGGTAAAGATCTGGAGAAGAAGTTTTGATATCAGTCCCCCAAATCTGTCCCCAGATGATGACAGATTCCCCGGGAGTGAATTAAAGTATAGTTTATTAGAAAAGAAAGATATCCCCTTGTCTGAAAGCTTAAAAGATACCATACTTAGATTCATGCCTTATTGGGAAAATGTTATCTTACCTGATATAAAATCCGGAAAAAAAGTTATCATTGTTGCCCACGGAAACAGTTTGAGAGCTCTTGTAAAACATCTTGATGATATCAGTGATGAAGATATAGTTGACCTTAATATCCCTACAGGTATTCCCCTTATTTATGAGTTAGACAACAATGCAAAACCAGCCAATAAATATTATCTTTACAATGAAAAAAACATGTAA
- a CDS encoding histidine phosphatase family protein translates to MFEIYFVRHGETEWNLKGILQGSKNSHLTEKGKEQAYKLRDKLEGIHFEGIYTSPLKRAAETAEILRGHRDEPLYALDDLKEMSFGDMEGIPKTEFKALQPEAYSNLWNDPLNYNPEPFRGERFQDVDKRIMDFMKKLVDNHPEGGKFLVVSHGMTLKMIFSHIWKHDLDKYWDDPVPENTSVTIVSYKNNEFNIEKFSDTSHLD, encoded by the coding sequence ATGTTTGAAATATACTTTGTGAGGCACGGTGAGACCGAATGGAACCTAAAGGGAATCCTTCAGGGAAGTAAAAACTCACATCTTACTGAGAAAGGAAAAGAACAGGCCTATAAACTGAGAGATAAACTTGAGGGAATTCATTTTGAAGGTATATACACAAGCCCGTTAAAGAGGGCTGCTGAAACTGCAGAGATACTTAGAGGGCACAGAGATGAACCTCTTTATGCTCTTGATGACCTGAAAGAGATGTCTTTCGGAGATATGGAAGGAATACCCAAGACTGAGTTCAAGGCTTTGCAGCCGGAAGCCTACAGCAACCTTTGGAATGACCCGCTGAATTATAACCCTGAACCTTTCAGAGGAGAAAGATTTCAGGATGTGGATAAAAGAATCATGGATTTTATGAAAAAACTGGTGGATAATCATCCTGAGGGAGGAAAGTTTCTTGTGGTGAGCCACGGGATGACTCTGAAAATGATATTCAGTCACATATGGAAACATGATCTGGATAAATACTGGGATGATCCAGTACCTGAAAATACAAGTGTAACTATTGTGAGCTACAAAAATAATGAGTTTAATATAGAAAAATTTTCAGACACGTCACATCTTGATTAA
- a CDS encoding LssY C-terminal domain-containing protein, protein MDFIRLILPKIETFHILGYWIAFFAALLETTIGVGLLIPGSSIVLFMGALAAKGYLDLGDLIWFAAVGAIIGDNINYFLGKKYGFRIISKTFQFIKPNYYKKGEDFFKKHGSKSVFIGRFIPSLKEVIPLIAGIFRMKRTSFMVWNILGAIGWGLVWVLPGYFFAQSLDFVKIWLTRAGLFFAVFISLFIVLYILKIFLIKKGRLILIFLLSVGRSVKQAIIENPEIQKLVKQHKAFFDFLQKRLNRNSFYGMPLTLFSLALLYVLLLFGGIIEDIINSDIIVSADIRIANMIAIFRNPGLTKFFFWITFLGKWQLVMIFTVASILILWLWRKQFYIIPLLLCITGNFFFTYTGKFIFHRARPGVAIYPESSFSFPSGHASIAVALYGFFTYLLIKKLSQWKRKIDTFFIGIVLIMLIGFSRLYLGVHYVSDVWGGYLIGSIWLIIAIGFSEYLSSRNPKNEEIYKKTRKQIITSFIIVISLSIYIIFSINYQLPPLKQPEKISPITVADLKTIFNIDQLKYTETVLGDPQEPLSFIIAAKDDQHLIHLFENSGWILADNITLSTIMRLAYASFGKKSYPKAPMTPDFWNSNVHDFGFEKETDLNNARTRHHSRFWKTDYITASGYRLYVGTASFDSSMKFGVVHRIDPDIDTEREFLFNDIKKTGMIADFQKHQFVSPKLGSNFSGDPFFTDGKLYLISLK, encoded by the coding sequence ATGGATTTTATACGATTAATACTTCCGAAAATTGAAACCTTTCATATCCTTGGTTATTGGATAGCATTCTTCGCAGCACTTCTTGAAACAACCATAGGAGTAGGACTTCTCATCCCCGGATCATCCATTGTTTTATTTATGGGGGCACTGGCAGCCAAAGGTTATTTGGACTTGGGAGATCTGATCTGGTTTGCGGCAGTGGGGGCAATTATTGGCGACAATATCAATTATTTTCTTGGAAAAAAATATGGTTTCAGGATTATTTCTAAAACTTTTCAATTTATTAAACCGAACTATTATAAAAAAGGGGAAGATTTTTTTAAAAAACACGGTTCTAAAAGTGTTTTTATCGGCCGTTTTATTCCTAGCCTAAAAGAGGTAATCCCTTTAATTGCAGGTATATTCAGAATGAAAAGAACTTCTTTTATGGTTTGGAATATCTTGGGAGCAATAGGATGGGGGCTTGTCTGGGTTTTACCCGGATACTTCTTTGCTCAGTCTCTTGATTTTGTGAAAATATGGCTGACCCGTGCCGGACTTTTTTTCGCTGTTTTTATATCCTTATTCATTGTGCTCTATATTCTTAAAATTTTTCTAATAAAAAAAGGCAGACTTATACTTATTTTTTTACTTTCAGTGGGTAGGTCTGTAAAGCAGGCCATAATTGAAAATCCTGAAATACAAAAATTGGTCAAACAACATAAAGCTTTTTTCGACTTTCTACAAAAAAGATTAAATAGGAATAGCTTTTATGGAATGCCTCTCACTCTTTTCTCTTTGGCTCTTCTCTACGTACTGTTGCTTTTTGGAGGAATTATCGAAGATATTATAAACTCAGATATAATTGTCTCAGCAGATATCAGAATAGCAAATATGATCGCTATTTTTAGAAATCCCGGCCTGACAAAATTTTTCTTTTGGATTACATTTTTAGGAAAATGGCAACTTGTGATGATTTTTACTGTTGCATCTATTTTAATTTTATGGTTGTGGAGAAAACAGTTCTACATAATTCCTCTTTTATTATGCATCACAGGAAACTTTTTTTTTACTTATACAGGAAAATTTATTTTCCATCGTGCCAGACCTGGAGTGGCAATTTACCCTGAAAGTTCTTTTTCATTTCCAAGCGGGCATGCATCAATAGCGGTTGCACTTTATGGATTTTTTACTTATCTCCTAATAAAAAAATTAAGCCAGTGGAAAAGAAAGATAGACACTTTTTTTATTGGTATAGTCCTCATAATGTTGATAGGATTTAGCAGACTTTATCTGGGTGTTCATTATGTGAGTGACGTCTGGGGAGGATATCTGATTGGGTCGATTTGGTTGATTATTGCCATCGGTTTTTCAGAGTATCTTTCCTCAAGGAATCCAAAAAATGAAGAAATCTATAAAAAAACAAGAAAACAGATTATAACTTCATTTATAATTGTCATCTCACTATCTATATATATTATTTTTTCAATTAATTATCAGCTACCACCTTTAAAGCAACCTGAAAAAATATCTCCTATCACAGTGGCAGATCTGAAAACTATTTTTAACATAGATCAATTAAAATATACAGAAACCGTCCTAGGAGATCCACAGGAGCCTCTGAGCTTTATCATTGCCGCTAAGGATGACCAACATCTAATTCATCTCTTTGAAAATTCTGGATGGATTCTGGCAGATAATATCACTCTGTCCACTATTATGCGATTAGCCTACGCTTCTTTTGGTAAAAAGTCCTATCCTAAAGCTCCTATGACACCTGATTTTTGGAATTCCAATGTGCATGATTTTGGATTTGAAAAGGAAACTGATTTAAACAATGCCCGGACGAGACATCATTCCCGGTTTTGGAAAACAGATTATATCACTGCAAGTGGATACAGACTGTATGTGGGAACTGCGAGCTTTG
- the kdsB gene encoding 3-deoxy-manno-octulosonate cytidylyltransferase has protein sequence MKFLGVIPARYASTRLEGKPLISIEGRPMIEWVYKRAAASSLDKVVVATDDLRIFDAVISFGGEAVMTSPDHPNGTSRIAEVAIEYQDYEVIINVQGDEPLIEGAMIDALIEPFRENHDLVMATLKHKIDTYEEVENPNNVKVITDNKDYAIYFSRSPIPYPRTLDMKNYYKHVGIYGYKRDFVIKYSKMRQTSLEISESLEQLRVLENGYRIKVLETPFKVIGVDTAKDLELVKSIIRENKISI, from the coding sequence ATGAAATTTTTGGGAGTTATCCCTGCAAGATATGCATCTACAAGGCTAGAAGGAAAGCCTCTTATCAGTATAGAGGGCCGCCCGATGATAGAGTGGGTATACAAGAGGGCTGCTGCATCCTCTTTAGATAAAGTTGTAGTGGCCACAGATGACCTGAGGATTTTCGATGCCGTCATATCTTTTGGAGGAGAGGCTGTGATGACAAGTCCAGACCATCCAAATGGCACCAGCAGAATAGCTGAAGTGGCCATAGAGTATCAGGACTATGAGGTCATTATCAATGTGCAGGGGGATGAGCCCCTTATAGAGGGTGCCATGATAGACGCACTTATAGAGCCTTTCAGAGAGAATCACGACCTTGTTATGGCTACCTTGAAGCATAAGATAGACACCTATGAGGAGGTGGAAAATCCAAATAACGTCAAAGTTATAACTGATAATAAAGACTATGCTATCTACTTCTCTAGGAGTCCCATCCCTTATCCTAGAACTTTGGATATGAAGAATTATTACAAGCACGTGGGTATATACGGGTACAAAAGGGATTTTGTAATAAAATATTCCAAAATGAGACAGACTTCCCTTGAAATATCGGAATCTCTAGAGCAGCTTAGGGTGCTTGAGAACGGATACAGGATAAAAGTTCTGGAAACCCCTTTTAAGGTTATAGGGGTAGACACTGCTAAAGATCTGGAGCTGGTAAAAAGTATAATAAGAGAAAATAAAATTTCCATATAA
- a CDS encoding alpha-1,6-glucosidase domain-containing protein — MEHKKNLLAFWLSEKIIACKFEKKSCEIEDYSSLRYFIYFNPTGKIVEINDEIVLDGKTQEIKLKDIGDFSDTGDILQFEPEDSTEEKSYKKRINKKYGLLKRENGKDKIGYFKKLTFDESVNESKIKKMIAGNLIIVVKINNKKFRTVILQKADIIDKYYYYDKELGVVFNSKSDFKLKLWAPTAIEVKLHVYKYSNRNTEISGSPFDMENKNGVWKLKGRSGWKNYFYLYEVKVFSRHEGNRIISKLVTDPYSVSLSTNGKFSQIVNLGDYNDRDITPYNWNNHCFIFEYDFDPMDINLYELHIRDFSVYDDSITDEQIRGKYVSFTLNNTKSMNHLKELANAGLKYVHLLPVNDFSTVPEENSFDLKNTTVRNVREYFKIYDTGKIPNLDEITIAAEEIINSDSTLDEIFNKLTTKYGCSGKYQQNLTQLIQENDKYNWGYDPFHYMVPDGSYATNPNGKIRIKEFREMIQSLHNIGLRVVIDVVFNHTLQEDPLEWIVPDYYYRIEGNDLKPHCGFEIATENKMVEKLVADAIYKWVKYYKIDGIRFDRMQAMTLNSILKAKSKLKTLDVKNDKVDGKNIYFYGEGFDETLMGIEKFRSANRSTLWSYPKEKIGIFNQYIRDDLRGKSEKDNGVFERDNFIVKNGFDPSHNWSLNKSDMVGYLYEDKKNSITKQFNCPQSVINYVTCHDNGTLWDYLIAKVGFDNKNSHDYPPGRTEIMLKMHNIYCGIITLSQGIPFFQAGVELLRSKSGDFNSYNSGEWFNKLSYPDNTADNNTFKGSNWGIGFMDMLEWTGMEGEREKQLWDERWKERLEKIPKPTNRQVLYSKNHFKEMLQIRNSTKLFRLRKIKDIQNRVHFPDNIDNDLFIMKIDGLNLKQDGYKILENEIEIKGVYIFINVSWTDDKWYECSDIVKLHPVHLRTTNTLMEEYYKQNNLTDDISKNDHFIKNYRLRSKVRIPPLSILVYIY; from the coding sequence ATGGAACATAAAAAAAATCTTTTGGCATTTTGGCTTTCAGAAAAAATTATTGCTTGTAAGTTTGAAAAAAAATCATGTGAAATAGAAGATTACAGTTCATTGAGATATTTCATTTATTTCAATCCCACTGGAAAAATTGTAGAAATAAATGATGAAATAGTTTTGGACGGAAAAACCCAAGAGATAAAATTAAAAGATATAGGAGATTTTTCAGACACAGGGGACATTCTGCAATTTGAACCGGAAGATTCTACAGAAGAAAAATCCTATAAAAAACGTATTAATAAAAAATATGGACTACTAAAAAGAGAAAATGGGAAAGATAAAATTGGATATTTCAAAAAACTGACATTTGATGAGTCCGTAAATGAATCAAAGATCAAAAAAATGATCGCTGGAAATCTTATAATTGTTGTAAAAATAAATAATAAAAAATTTAGGACAGTCATCTTACAAAAAGCGGACATCATTGATAAATATTACTATTATGATAAGGAACTGGGAGTAGTCTTTAACTCAAAATCAGACTTCAAATTAAAACTATGGGCTCCAACAGCGATTGAAGTAAAACTTCATGTGTACAAATATTCAAATAGAAATACTGAAATTTCAGGTTCACCTTTTGATATGGAAAACAAAAATGGAGTATGGAAACTTAAAGGAAGGAGTGGATGGAAAAACTATTTTTATTTGTATGAAGTAAAAGTGTTCTCAAGACACGAAGGGAATAGAATTATTTCCAAACTTGTTACGGATCCTTATTCTGTTTCTCTTTCAACAAATGGAAAGTTTAGCCAAATCGTTAATCTTGGAGATTATAACGATAGAGATATTACTCCGTATAACTGGAATAACCATTGCTTTATTTTTGAATATGATTTTGATCCAATGGACATAAATTTATATGAGCTTCATATAAGAGATTTTAGTGTATATGATGACAGTATCACAGACGAACAGATTCGAGGAAAATATGTCTCATTTACTTTGAACAATACTAAAAGCATGAATCATTTAAAGGAACTTGCCAACGCTGGACTAAAATATGTTCACCTGCTCCCTGTAAATGATTTTTCAACAGTTCCAGAGGAAAACTCTTTTGATCTAAAAAATACAACTGTTCGGAATGTCCGAGAATATTTTAAAATTTATGATACAGGAAAAATTCCTAACTTGGACGAGATAACTATTGCGGCAGAAGAAATAATTAATTCGGACTCTACCTTGGATGAAATATTCAATAAACTCACGACCAAATATGGATGTTCCGGAAAATACCAACAAAATTTAACACAGCTTATTCAGGAAAATGATAAATATAACTGGGGTTATGACCCCTTTCATTATATGGTTCCAGACGGAAGTTATGCGACAAATCCAAATGGTAAAATCAGAATAAAAGAGTTTAGAGAAATGATCCAGTCACTTCATAATATCGGCTTAAGAGTTGTAATAGATGTTGTTTTTAATCACACTTTGCAAGAGGATCCTCTGGAATGGATTGTTCCTGACTATTATTACAGGATAGAAGGAAATGATCTAAAACCCCATTGCGGTTTTGAGATAGCTACAGAAAATAAGATGGTAGAAAAATTGGTTGCAGATGCCATCTATAAATGGGTTAAATATTATAAAATAGACGGAATAAGATTTGACAGGATGCAAGCAATGACGCTTAATTCAATATTAAAAGCTAAAAGTAAGCTTAAAACTTTAGATGTGAAAAATGACAAAGTTGACGGAAAAAATATTTATTTTTATGGTGAAGGATTTGATGAAACATTAATGGGAATAGAAAAATTCAGGAGTGCAAATAGAAGCACCCTATGGAGTTATCCAAAGGAAAAAATAGGGATTTTTAACCAATATATCAGAGATGATCTTAGGGGGAAATCTGAAAAAGATAATGGTGTATTTGAAAGGGATAATTTCATAGTTAAAAATGGATTTGATCCGTCTCATAATTGGTCATTAAATAAATCAGATATGGTCGGATATCTTTATGAGGATAAAAAAAATAGCATCACCAAACAGTTTAACTGTCCACAGTCAGTTATTAATTATGTGACATGCCATGACAATGGAACTCTTTGGGATTATTTGATAGCAAAAGTAGGATTTGATAATAAAAATTCGCATGATTATCCTCCAGGCAGGACAGAAATAATGTTAAAAATGCACAATATATATTGCGGGATAATTACATTATCCCAAGGAATCCCATTTTTCCAAGCTGGAGTCGAACTTTTAAGGTCCAAGTCGGGAGATTTCAATAGTTATAATTCAGGAGAATGGTTCAACAAACTATCCTACCCAGATAATACAGCAGACAATAATACATTTAAAGGAAGCAATTGGGGAATCGGGTTTATGGATATGCTGGAATGGACTGGAATGGAAGGAGAAAGAGAAAAACAGCTCTGGGATGAAAGATGGAAGGAAAGACTTGAAAAAATTCCAAAACCGACTAATAGACAGGTTCTTTATAGTAAAAACCATTTCAAAGAGATGCTGCAAATAAGAAACAGTACCAAATTATTTAGATTAAGAAAAATTAAAGATATACAAAACCGTGTTCATTTCCCAGATAATATTGACAATGACTTATTTATAATGAAGATAGACGGTCTAAATTTAAAACAAGATGGATACAAAATATTGGAAAATGAAATAGAAATCAAAGGTGTATATATATTCATAAACGTTTCATGGACCGACGATAAGTGGTACGAATGCAGTGATATCGTAAAACTGCACCCTGTTCACTTAAGAACGACCAATACTTTAATGGAAGAGTACTATAAACAAAATAATTTGACTGATGATATCAGTAAAAATGATCACTTTATTAAAAATTATCGCCTTAGGAGCAAGGTCCGAATACCTCCGTTGAGCATATTGGTTTATATTTATTAA
- a CDS encoding D-2-hydroxyacid dehydrogenase translates to MKIVLLDAITLGDADLSIIGNEGEFITYEMTAPHEVTERIRDAEIVVTNKVYLGKEEMDAAENLKLIAVTATGYNNVDIKETNRRGIKVTNVRDYSTESVAQYTITCMMSLMMNLNRYDKAVKAGEWGRSNTFTLLKYPVMEMNGKALGIVGYGAIGKRVGEMAKALGMNLIVAKRPGAVYEDSERLEFQEVLKTADVLCIHCPLSEETRNLISHEELDMMKKNSIIVNPARGGIIDEKALAYALANEKIGGAALDVLETEPPKGGSPLFSLDNVLITPHIAWSTFESRTRLLEGVKKNIKDFKHGVLKGIGE, encoded by the coding sequence ATGAAAATAGTTCTTTTGGATGCAATAACCTTGGGAGATGCCGATCTTTCCATCATAGGAAACGAGGGTGAATTTATCACATATGAGATGACTGCTCCCCATGAGGTGACAGAGAGAATAAGAGACGCAGAGATAGTGGTAACAAACAAGGTATACCTTGGAAAAGAAGAGATGGATGCAGCAGAAAATCTAAAACTAATTGCAGTGACTGCAACGGGCTACAATAATGTAGATATAAAAGAGACAAATAGAAGGGGAATAAAAGTAACCAATGTAAGGGATTATTCCACAGAATCAGTGGCCCAGTATACCATAACCTGCATGATGAGCCTCATGATGAATCTAAACAGATATGACAAGGCCGTAAAGGCAGGGGAGTGGGGGAGATCTAACACTTTCACCCTCTTGAAATACCCGGTGATGGAGATGAACGGGAAGGCCCTGGGGATAGTTGGATATGGTGCCATAGGAAAGCGTGTAGGGGAGATGGCAAAGGCTCTTGGGATGAATCTGATCGTGGCTAAGAGGCCAGGTGCAGTATATGAAGACTCAGAGAGATTAGAGTTTCAGGAAGTACTTAAAACAGCTGATGTTTTATGTATACACTGCCCTCTTTCAGAGGAAACTAGAAACTTGATTTCCCATGAAGAACTTGATATGATGAAAAAAAATTCCATCATAGTGAATCCTGCCAGAGGTGGTATAATAGATGAAAAAGCCCTAGCCTATGCTCTTGCAAATGAAAAAATAGGAGGAGCAGCATTGGATGTACTGGAAACAGAGCCGCCAAAGGGCGGAAGTCCTCTATTTTCTTTGGATAACGTGCTGATAACTCCGCATATAGCCTGGTCAACTTTTGAAAGCAGAACTAGGCTTCTAGAGGGGGTAAAAAAGAATATAAAGGATTTTAAGCATGGAGTACTAAAAGGTATAGGGGAATAG
- a CDS encoding M48 family metallopeptidase — translation MKKLALTLILLSMLACSNAPITGRTQILIVPKYEVLQQSSLQYEEVKKESKILNNQDSLRVKKVGNKIAAAVDSFLRSDPAYAGMADDYNWEFNLIESEEVNAWCMPGGKVAVYTGILKYAKDEDSLAVIMGHEIAHAVADHGRERMSQELIKGYGAATLSTLFNQNPTLATNVFFQAYGISSELVTLKYSRDHEKEADKLGLIFMAMAGYDPNTAVDFWERMAADKETEPLEFFSTHPNSVTRIQLIKEYIASPEFSKYLR, via the coding sequence ATGAAAAAATTAGCTTTGACACTAATACTTCTCTCTATGCTTGCATGCAGCAATGCACCTATAACGGGAAGAACTCAGATTTTAATTGTTCCTAAATATGAGGTGTTACAGCAGAGCAGCCTGCAGTATGAAGAGGTAAAAAAAGAGAGTAAGATTCTTAATAACCAAGACTCTCTGAGGGTGAAAAAAGTAGGAAATAAGATAGCAGCGGCAGTGGACTCATTTTTGAGGAGCGACCCTGCATACGCAGGAATGGCAGATGATTATAACTGGGAATTTAACCTCATAGAATCTGAAGAGGTGAATGCTTGGTGTATGCCAGGTGGGAAAGTGGCAGTATATACCGGGATACTCAAATATGCAAAGGATGAGGATAGTCTGGCCGTAATAATGGGACATGAGATAGCCCACGCTGTGGCAGACCACGGGCGAGAGAGAATGAGTCAGGAGCTCATAAAAGGCTATGGTGCAGCGACTTTGTCCACACTTTTTAATCAAAATCCTACTTTGGCTACAAATGTTTTTTTTCAGGCCTATGGTATCAGCAGTGAACTTGTAACTCTGAAATACAGCAGAGATCATGAAAAAGAAGCGGATAAACTAGGGTTGATATTTATGGCAATGGCAGGATATGATCCAAATACCGCTGTGGACTTCTGGGAAAGAATGGCTGCGGATAAAGAGACAGAACCCCTTGAATTTTTCAGCACTCATCCAAACAGCGTAACAAGGATACAGCTGATAAAAGAATATATAGCAAGCCCGGAATTTTCAAAATACTTAAGATAG